In Bdellovibrionales bacterium, one genomic interval encodes:
- the menB gene encoding 1,4-dihydroxy-2-naphthoyl-CoA synthase produces MSSTEKWIPIKQYEDILFERTEDGVAKISINRPEVHNAFRPKTVMELKEAFDIARDDSKIGVVILTGVGGKAFCSGGDQKVRGEGGYVGGDGLPRLNVLDLQKQIRSLPKPVIAMVAGYAIGGGHVLHVVCDLTIAAENARFGQTGPRVGSFDGGLGSSYLSRIIGQKKAREIWFLCRQYDAKQALEMGLVNTVVPLDQLETETLKWCREILELSPMALRFLKASMNADCDGQIGLLDLAGNATLLYYLSEEGREGKNAFIEKRAPDFSKFPRYP; encoded by the coding sequence ATGAGTAGTACTGAGAAGTGGATTCCGATAAAACAATATGAGGATATTCTTTTTGAGCGCACCGAAGACGGTGTGGCCAAGATTTCCATCAACCGTCCCGAAGTCCATAATGCTTTTCGACCTAAAACTGTAATGGAGCTCAAAGAGGCCTTCGATATTGCTCGTGATGATTCCAAAATTGGTGTGGTGATTCTGACGGGAGTGGGTGGCAAAGCCTTCTGCTCCGGCGGTGACCAAAAAGTTCGAGGCGAAGGGGGCTATGTTGGTGGTGACGGGCTTCCTCGATTAAACGTTCTCGATTTACAAAAACAGATTCGTAGCCTTCCTAAACCGGTGATCGCGATGGTTGCAGGTTATGCGATCGGCGGTGGACATGTGCTCCACGTGGTTTGTGACTTGACCATCGCGGCGGAAAACGCTCGCTTTGGACAAACAGGTCCTCGCGTCGGATCCTTCGATGGTGGGCTTGGAAGTAGTTACTTGTCCCGTATTATTGGTCAGAAAAAAGCTCGTGAGATTTGGTTTTTATGTCGTCAGTACGATGCCAAACAAGCTTTGGAGATGGGTTTAGTGAATACAGTCGTGCCATTAGATCAGCTCGAAACCGAGACGCTCAAGTGGTGTCGGGAAATTCTCGAACTCTCTCCCATGGCGCTTCGTTTTTTGAAAGCTTCGATGAATGCCGATTGCGATGGTCAAATTGGTTTGTTAGACCTCGCGGGCAACGCCACTCTTCTTTATTATTTATCGGAAGAAGGTCGCGAGGGCAAAAATGCATTTATTGAAAAGCGTGCTCCCGATTTTTCAAAATTTCCCCGTTACCCGTAA
- a CDS encoding porin family protein, which yields MFKKIVLCASFVLGSHIAFAEDDGGLFVEPAVTYETSKFDVNYPGTSSDGKTNGFGLGARLGFHVSEVFFAGLDGRYSMLKIEDNNSVFNYDTDGAAYNWGPVVGVQMPDLGLRVWASYIVDARYNPDADGNLDFQFKKGTGYRVGAGFRLASVSLNLEYQDLTYDQTDAQQIGPFTGSFDDVELKNKTWIASVSFPIEI from the coding sequence ATGTTTAAGAAAATAGTTCTATGTGCAAGTTTTGTTTTAGGATCTCACATTGCTTTTGCAGAAGATGATGGCGGTTTATTTGTTGAGCCTGCTGTCACCTACGAGACGAGTAAGTTTGATGTCAACTACCCCGGCACGTCGTCCGATGGAAAAACCAATGGTTTCGGTCTGGGCGCCCGTTTAGGATTTCACGTGAGTGAAGTTTTCTTTGCCGGATTGGATGGTCGTTATTCCATGTTGAAAATCGAAGATAACAATTCGGTATTTAACTACGATACCGACGGTGCCGCCTACAATTGGGGTCCCGTTGTCGGTGTACAGATGCCAGATCTTGGACTTAGAGTGTGGGCGAGCTATATCGTCGATGCTCGCTACAATCCAGACGCCGATGGCAATCTTGATTTCCAGTTCAAGAAAGGTACAGGATATCGAGTGGGCGCCGGTTTCCGTTTGGCTTCTGTCAGTTTAAATCTTGAGTACCAAGATTTGACGTATGATCAAACAGACGCACAGCAAATTGGTCCATTCACTGGATCCTTTGACGACGTAGAACTTAAAAATAAGACTTGGATCGCAAGCGTAAGCTTTCCGATCGAGATCTAA
- a CDS encoding AMP-binding protein, whose protein sequence is MMNFEDLFKNPQWSLRLPKDTQESVRRAIPAASAKIPSVALDHLWVMSSGTESQRGSRVKVVALSRDALLTAARGVSEVFALNSQDVYLNPLPYYHIAGAAVLARQHVAQFKLISFFEKWNAQKFIDVIHREGVTCTSVVPTQIYDLVQEQIHAPRFLRVVFVGAGHVSEDLFQKAKALGWPLVLTYGMTETCAMLAFKRDVAEGYSRFPHIVDWASRKVDDKFRLAFSSRSLLSGFLFVNGTEWEFTDPKENGWYISDDLGEIKQDQLWLTGRSSELVKILGETVAIGDIQQQWSRFHQSVETPSSHEYLVVAVPEVRKGHELVMVTTDGQVGSRLSQFNQQLLPFSRLQRWYHVDQIPRSPLGKILRGDLVDSLSRRPSLPII, encoded by the coding sequence ATGATGAATTTTGAAGATCTTTTTAAAAATCCCCAATGGAGTCTGCGCCTCCCAAAGGACACCCAGGAGTCTGTGCGCCGAGCGATTCCAGCGGCGAGTGCAAAAATTCCGTCAGTGGCTTTGGATCATTTGTGGGTGATGAGTTCGGGGACTGAATCTCAAAGAGGGTCTCGGGTGAAAGTGGTGGCTCTTTCTCGGGACGCACTACTGACGGCGGCTCGTGGGGTGAGCGAGGTTTTTGCGCTGAATTCGCAAGATGTCTATCTCAACCCCTTACCGTATTATCACATAGCGGGTGCCGCCGTACTGGCTCGTCAACACGTGGCCCAGTTTAAGTTGATCTCTTTTTTTGAAAAATGGAATGCGCAAAAATTTATCGATGTCATCCATCGTGAGGGGGTGACTTGCACCTCTGTAGTGCCGACGCAGATTTACGATTTGGTTCAGGAGCAAATTCACGCTCCAAGATTTTTGCGCGTGGTTTTCGTAGGGGCTGGACATGTGTCTGAGGACCTCTTTCAAAAGGCGAAAGCTCTCGGATGGCCCCTTGTTTTGACCTACGGGATGACAGAAACTTGCGCCATGCTGGCATTTAAAAGAGATGTCGCCGAGGGGTATTCGCGATTTCCCCATATTGTTGATTGGGCCTCTAGAAAAGTAGACGACAAGTTCCGCTTGGCTTTTTCTTCCCGAAGTTTACTGAGTGGCTTTTTATTTGTGAACGGTACGGAGTGGGAATTTACAGATCCTAAGGAAAATGGTTGGTATATTTCCGACGATCTGGGTGAGATTAAGCAGGACCAACTTTGGCTGACAGGTCGGAGTTCGGAGTTAGTGAAGATTCTAGGGGAAACGGTAGCGATCGGGGATATCCAACAGCAGTGGTCGCGATTCCATCAGTCCGTAGAGACCCCAAGCTCTCACGAGTATCTCGTTGTCGCTGTTCCAGAAGTACGAAAGGGGCACGAGCTCGTGATGGTCACGACCGATGGGCAAGTGGGCTCCCGACTCTCCCAATTCAACCAACAGCTGTTGCCGTTTTCTCGACTGCAGCGTTGGTATCACGTCGATCAAATTCCTCGCTCCCCTCTAGGGAAGATTTTGAGAGGTGATTTGGTCGATTCTTTATCACGACGTCCCTCTCTGCCCATTATTTAA
- a CDS encoding trypsin-like peptidase domain-containing protein codes for MQTRLYIRFNRLVIQTIDLPAGTYEVGRSEECDIQIQHPTIHRRHGQLQIAEKGCSFTEHGTHKVHSINQDSPVQLSDEIEIVTEDFMSDEKTDDIDIKRKNWQKIKKRKTIYGSLGILSFILIVVGAYLLVKSQFKSDPNELLTQVRSKIVEFERIKDPTAIAEYKSYGQYTDEDFRDQYGYCTGFLVAPNVVLSAAHCLWGSDFLDLYTSFEIRAFDDKKFKVKRVLGFDAVRDFVYLQMEGMESYGHLNFADSFNVGQTVYTLGNAHGQGIAIREGIMASETADLNDPTIKYIRYSAGASPGNSGGPLLDTQGHIVALVFAATGAENYNLGTSVKDLKVGFEKFVTDQKPKSVSIVLRRLLNFNGYQFLQKQLMPFLPDYGEYPELIQKINNQQLEFKMPLVFEDVAKETMDEVHKKSLEVISEIETELRAKNETILDWTSYVTEKTPAILPSQFDQSQNNFYLHNNRYYMNVSGFLDSPNRKDFRSYIETFDKEKKFDFQAYGMNTDLVIPEKKSQIIYYLPKDVSKGKKMLEDLSQGAIYSQTWITKENLDDEKVVDTFIKKYLGDDGVISGSYSAFIKPQAYKNFTISKIDKPAKLEKVVDGSGRSWNRFHLKLFDQIHIYIYCTSLPEGLTCVSRMLPVDDDYRREITEGSFRQRILAHFLENPYFWEPKALFEFLAQQSSQSFSSFKGVALKEADSAYKLNLQGFHLQLDIPKNAQSVRLQTGMYLNPQKKVIWTGYGAEWIEAKSKQLCGVGVEPLPTQSIYILNFMRDSLKKLKLKEDQKDIEVPKLWTEKISNKEGVSFQLYGYCAPIRENPMETGYFFADLKKAKPHKVVFKKL; via the coding sequence ATGCAAACTCGACTTTACATCCGCTTTAATAGACTTGTGATTCAGACCATCGATTTGCCTGCGGGCACTTACGAAGTCGGTCGCTCCGAAGAGTGCGACATTCAAATTCAGCATCCCACAATTCATCGCCGTCACGGTCAACTCCAGATTGCGGAAAAGGGGTGCTCATTTACTGAACATGGAACTCATAAGGTCCATTCGATCAATCAAGACTCTCCTGTTCAACTCAGCGATGAGATCGAAATCGTCACCGAAGATTTTATGAGTGACGAAAAGACAGACGACATCGATATTAAACGTAAAAACTGGCAGAAGATAAAAAAGCGAAAAACCATCTACGGCAGCTTAGGGATACTCTCTTTTATTCTCATCGTGGTTGGTGCTTATCTTTTAGTAAAGAGTCAATTTAAGTCGGATCCCAATGAGCTTCTCACGCAGGTGCGGTCGAAGATTGTAGAGTTCGAACGCATCAAAGATCCGACAGCGATCGCGGAGTATAAATCCTACGGTCAGTACACGGACGAAGATTTTAGAGATCAATACGGTTACTGCACGGGTTTTCTTGTCGCACCGAACGTCGTGCTTTCGGCCGCCCATTGTTTATGGGGAAGCGATTTTTTAGATCTCTATACCAGTTTTGAAATTCGAGCCTTTGATGACAAAAAGTTTAAAGTAAAGAGAGTGTTGGGATTCGATGCGGTTCGAGATTTTGTATATCTGCAAATGGAGGGAATGGAGTCCTATGGTCACCTCAACTTTGCGGATTCATTTAATGTGGGTCAGACCGTATACACTTTAGGAAACGCCCACGGGCAGGGAATTGCCATTCGCGAAGGGATTATGGCGAGCGAAACGGCAGATCTCAACGACCCCACAATTAAGTACATTCGTTACTCTGCGGGTGCGAGTCCCGGAAATAGTGGCGGCCCCCTGTTGGACACTCAAGGCCATATTGTGGCGTTGGTTTTTGCGGCCACCGGAGCGGAAAACTACAATTTGGGGACATCGGTCAAAGATCTCAAAGTCGGATTTGAAAAGTTTGTGACCGATCAGAAGCCGAAGAGTGTGAGTATCGTCCTTCGTCGTTTACTTAACTTTAATGGATACCAGTTTCTCCAAAAGCAATTAATGCCGTTTTTGCCTGACTATGGTGAGTACCCTGAATTAATTCAAAAAATTAATAATCAGCAGCTTGAATTTAAGATGCCTCTGGTTTTCGAGGATGTGGCTAAAGAAACGATGGACGAAGTTCATAAAAAATCCTTGGAAGTGATCAGCGAAATTGAGACAGAATTGCGTGCTAAAAACGAAACGATTTTAGACTGGACATCTTACGTCACCGAAAAGACACCGGCGATTCTTCCCTCGCAGTTTGATCAAAGTCAGAATAATTTTTACCTCCATAACAACCGCTATTACATGAACGTGTCCGGCTTTTTGGATAGCCCGAATCGTAAGGACTTCCGCTCTTACATTGAAACCTTTGATAAAGAGAAGAAGTTCGATTTTCAAGCCTATGGGATGAACACCGATTTGGTTATCCCGGAAAAAAAGAGTCAGATTATTTATTATCTTCCCAAAGACGTTTCCAAAGGGAAAAAGATGCTCGAGGATTTGTCCCAAGGAGCTATCTACTCGCAGACTTGGATCACGAAAGAAAATCTGGATGATGAAAAGGTCGTAGATACATTTATCAAAAAGTACTTAGGGGATGATGGAGTTATTTCTGGTTCTTACTCGGCGTTTATTAAGCCCCAAGCCTACAAAAATTTTACGATCTCAAAAATTGATAAACCCGCCAAACTCGAAAAAGTGGTCGACGGGAGCGGTCGATCTTGGAATCGGTTCCATCTCAAATTGTTTGATCAGATTCATATCTATATTTACTGCACTTCACTTCCCGAAGGCCTGACCTGTGTGTCTCGAATGCTTCCGGTCGACGACGATTATCGACGGGAAATCACGGAAGGTTCGTTTCGTCAGCGAATTCTGGCGCACTTTCTGGAGAATCCTTACTTCTGGGAGCCCAAAGCTTTGTTTGAATTTTTAGCGCAGCAGTCGAGCCAAAGCTTTTCGAGCTTTAAGGGTGTGGCCCTCAAAGAAGCGGATTCTGCGTACAAGTTGAATCTTCAAGGATTCCATCTCCAACTCGATATCCCTAAAAACGCCCAGTCGGTTCGGTTGCAGACGGGGATGTACTTAAATCCTCAGAAAAAAGTGATTTGGACAGGTTATGGAGCGGAGTGGATCGAAGCTAAAAGTAAACAGCTTTGCGGAGTTGGGGTAGAGCCCCTTCCCACTCAGTCTATATATATACTTAATTTTATGCGGGATTCTTTAAAGAAGCTCAAGCTGAAGGAAGATCAAAAAGATATAGAAGTGCCTAAACTGTGGACTGAAAAGATCTCTAACAAAGAGGGAGTGTCGTTTCAACTCTATGGATACTGCGCACCCATCCGAGAGAATCCCATGGAAACCGGTTACTTCTTTGCCGATCTAAAAAAGGCAAAACCCCATAAAGTTGTTTTTAAGAAGCTTTAG
- a CDS encoding 1-acyl-sn-glycerol-3-phosphate acyltransferase: MKLFHAVKNLTFSGALIAKFLVLASANKIFQKDEIKKRQRAVELTTEHCRALLRNLKFEVKYTYSDPHLFTGGKNYFMVCNHMSYMDIIFLSAGEPAAFVTSVEMKNTPFLGDLSDLGGSYFVERRDRTKVAGEVKDLAKILQQGFNVFVFPEGTSTNGMKILPFKRALFNSAIEAGVDVLPISLRYEFIDGEPFSEKNKDRLCWYGSMPFTKHFMQIISLSSLKVTVNYLTPISVKEFPDRHPLSDRAYQQISSKYFEGRAFKDDERLTLSH; encoded by the coding sequence ATGAAACTATTCCACGCTGTTAAAAATCTGACATTCTCGGGTGCGTTGATCGCGAAGTTCTTAGTTTTGGCATCTGCCAATAAGATTTTTCAGAAGGACGAAATTAAAAAGAGGCAAAGAGCTGTGGAATTAACCACAGAGCATTGCCGGGCCCTGCTGCGAAATTTAAAATTCGAAGTGAAGTACACCTATTCTGACCCTCATCTTTTTACCGGCGGCAAAAATTACTTTATGGTCTGTAACCATATGTCCTACATGGACATTATATTTTTGAGTGCCGGTGAGCCAGCGGCTTTTGTGACCTCCGTCGAGATGAAGAACACACCGTTTCTTGGAGATCTCTCGGATCTTGGTGGAAGTTACTTTGTGGAACGTCGGGATCGAACGAAAGTGGCCGGCGAAGTCAAAGATCTCGCGAAGATACTTCAGCAGGGATTTAATGTTTTTGTATTTCCCGAAGGTACGAGCACGAATGGCATGAAGATCCTTCCTTTTAAACGCGCACTATTCAACTCCGCGATTGAGGCGGGAGTTGATGTCTTGCCCATTTCTCTCCGTTACGAGTTTATCGACGGCGAACCCTTCTCAGAGAAAAATAAAGACCGCTTGTGTTGGTACGGTTCGATGCCTTTTACAAAGCACTTCATGCAAATCATTTCTTTATCGTCGCTGAAAGTAACGGTAAATTATTTGACGCCGATTTCTGTAAAGGAGTTTCCCGACAGACATCCTTTGTCGGATCGCGCCTATCAGCAGATCTCCAGTAAATATTTTGAAGGCCGTGCGTTCAAAGACGACGAGCGTCTCACTTTGTCCCATTAA
- the menD gene encoding 2-succinyl-5-enolpyruvyl-6-hydroxy-3-cyclohexene-1-carboxylic-acid synthase, protein MNSLQKAQAILVELAALNVQDIILCPGGRNAPFVQLLSEPTPFRVKTFFDERAAGFFALGLCQVQERPVAIITTSGTAVAELLPAVIEAEYTQLPLIVVSADRPRKLRGTGAPQTIDQLSFLKGHVEAALDLETAEEFASPLLEDFSLRRPLHLNVCFEEPLVDKNFSALPLKLSRREAKPILTENGARVQKFLFAQRSTLLILSSLKRSEIPWVDEFLSRWTGAVYAESTSGLRERDHAGMLKSGDKILQQALKHQLFDSVLRIGGVPTARVWRDFEESQIPVLSVSSLPFPGMSRGELVHGEMSLLKNVEIPSHLSMASDLIDNDHKKSQQLLQLIEKYPQSEPALIEKISTQTSSEDIVYIGNSLPIREWDLAASRKNPHAVRANRGVNGIDGQISSALAYTHDGRSLTIVVGDLTALYDMNALWALTKQAAVKIYVINNQGGRIFERLFNMPLFYNHHQLEFSGWAKMWNIPYVQWPNSALPKEKTFIAEVVPSVQQTQSFWKEYGELWRD, encoded by the coding sequence ATGAACTCCCTGCAAAAAGCTCAAGCGATTTTGGTGGAATTGGCCGCTCTCAATGTTCAAGACATTATATTATGTCCCGGCGGGAGAAATGCACCCTTTGTCCAATTACTGAGTGAGCCCACGCCATTTCGAGTGAAGACATTTTTTGACGAGCGTGCCGCTGGATTCTTTGCGCTTGGATTATGCCAAGTGCAAGAGCGACCGGTGGCCATCATCACCACCTCAGGAACTGCCGTGGCCGAGCTTCTACCGGCGGTGATCGAAGCGGAATACACTCAACTCCCTTTGATCGTCGTGAGCGCGGATCGTCCTCGCAAATTGCGCGGCACGGGAGCTCCTCAGACGATCGATCAATTGAGTTTTTTAAAAGGCCATGTCGAAGCGGCGTTGGATTTAGAAACTGCAGAGGAATTCGCGTCACCCCTTTTAGAAGATTTTAGTTTACGTCGGCCCTTACATTTGAATGTGTGTTTCGAGGAGCCGCTAGTCGATAAAAATTTTTCAGCGCTTCCACTTAAATTATCTCGCCGTGAAGCGAAGCCGATCCTGACGGAAAACGGCGCTAGGGTCCAAAAATTTCTTTTCGCCCAGCGTTCGACACTTTTAATTTTATCGTCGCTCAAGCGGAGCGAAATTCCATGGGTCGATGAGTTTTTGAGTCGCTGGACGGGTGCCGTCTATGCCGAAAGCACTTCCGGTCTACGTGAAAGGGATCATGCGGGAATGTTAAAATCGGGTGATAAGATTTTGCAGCAGGCGCTCAAGCACCAACTGTTTGATAGCGTGTTACGCATTGGCGGTGTTCCTACCGCCCGTGTCTGGCGGGATTTCGAAGAGTCTCAAATTCCAGTGCTCTCTGTTTCGTCCCTCCCATTTCCAGGAATGTCTCGCGGGGAACTTGTTCATGGCGAAATGAGCCTCCTTAAGAACGTCGAGATCCCTTCTCACTTGTCGATGGCATCGGATTTAATAGATAACGATCATAAAAAATCCCAACAACTGTTACAGCTCATTGAAAAGTACCCACAGAGTGAGCCTGCGTTGATCGAAAAAATTTCGACTCAGACATCTTCAGAAGATATCGTCTATATCGGTAATAGTTTGCCAATTCGAGAGTGGGATTTGGCGGCCTCGAGAAAAAATCCCCACGCGGTTCGGGCTAATCGTGGTGTGAATGGAATTGATGGTCAAATTTCATCGGCTTTGGCCTACACCCATGACGGAAGATCCCTAACAATTGTCGTTGGAGACCTGACCGCCCTTTATGACATGAATGCGCTCTGGGCATTAACGAAACAGGCCGCTGTTAAAATTTATGTGATTAACAATCAAGGTGGTCGAATCTTCGAGCGCCTGTTTAATATGCCCTTATTCTACAATCACCATCAGCTTGAGTTTTCAGGGTGGGCCAAGATGTGGAATATCCCCTACGTGCAATGGCCGAATTCCGCGCTGCCGAAGGAGAAAACCTTTATCGCCGAAGTGGTGCCTAGCGTTCAACAAACGCAAAGTTTTTGGAAAGAGTACGGTGAGCTGTGGCGCGATTAA
- the menA gene encoding 1,4-dihydroxy-2-naphthoate octaprenyltransferase: MASVTRSWLLAFRPKTLPAAVAPVMTATALAHFLHYPIDFYLVSLLVIAILSLQIATNLFNDAIDFKKGADHKDRIGPVRVTQSGLFTAKAVTVMGVFFCAVTVIASIPLVITGGPPILLLGIISVALTYGYTGGPYPLAYKGLGDIFVVLFFGLIAVGGSFYVLTHIWRLEVLILGLQMGFLSTVLIAINNLRDSESDRLVGKKTLAVRCGDDFVKREIVALAILPFMLLFYWWITFRSYYFFIPLLAFPLALSIANQVMRVNDKRELNGLLARGGLLLLLFASSFTLACCL; encoded by the coding sequence ATGGCATCAGTGACGCGATCCTGGCTGTTGGCATTTCGACCTAAGACATTGCCCGCGGCCGTAGCTCCGGTAATGACGGCGACAGCGCTCGCTCACTTCCTGCACTATCCTATTGATTTCTATCTCGTGAGTTTGCTTGTCATCGCCATTCTTTCTTTACAGATTGCGACGAATTTGTTTAACGACGCCATTGATTTTAAGAAAGGTGCGGATCACAAGGATCGCATCGGTCCCGTGCGAGTGACCCAATCGGGACTCTTTACGGCGAAAGCCGTAACCGTGATGGGTGTATTTTTTTGTGCGGTCACTGTGATCGCCAGTATTCCGCTGGTTATTACAGGTGGGCCTCCGATTCTCCTTTTGGGAATCATATCGGTGGCTCTCACTTATGGATACACGGGTGGGCCCTATCCTTTGGCTTATAAGGGCCTTGGCGATATTTTTGTGGTTTTATTTTTTGGCCTGATTGCCGTCGGTGGCTCTTTTTACGTTTTGACTCACATCTGGCGCTTGGAAGTCCTAATCCTTGGTTTGCAGATGGGATTTCTTTCGACGGTGCTCATTGCGATTAATAATCTTCGCGACAGTGAGAGCGATCGGCTGGTGGGCAAAAAAACTCTCGCCGTGCGCTGTGGTGATGATTTTGTTAAAAGAGAGATCGTTGCTTTAGCGATTCTTCCGTTTATGCTGCTGTTCTATTGGTGGATCACCTTTAGAAGCTATTACTTTTTTATTCCTTTGCTCGCCTTCCCGTTGGCGCTTTCCATTGCAAATCAAGTGATGAGGGTGAACGACAAAAGGGAGTTAAATGGGTTATTGGCTCGTGGTGGCCTTTTACTTTTGCTCTTTGCCTCTAGCTTTACCCTGGCGTGTTGTTTATGA
- a CDS encoding superoxide dismutase family protein, translating into MIRFTPFIALPFAFFMNAEEPNQKLMSPKPNYILKAKAEMKKKNNSNVTGTIEFFESTEGLAVNYDLKGLPKNSKSGMHIHEHGDCSSNDAKSAGGHYLKMEKTHGKGTSKDNPDKYMGDLPEITADARGNAKGSIIVNHLSLSKENPVMNKAVIVHGGPDNITEKSAPRVACGVITGEEKI; encoded by the coding sequence ATGATACGTTTTACTCCCTTCATCGCTCTTCCCTTTGCATTCTTTATGAATGCCGAAGAGCCCAACCAAAAGTTAATGTCGCCGAAGCCGAACTACATACTTAAGGCGAAAGCAGAAATGAAAAAAAAGAACAACTCCAACGTCACCGGCACAATCGAGTTTTTTGAAAGTACCGAAGGGCTCGCAGTGAATTACGATCTTAAGGGACTTCCTAAAAATTCAAAGAGCGGCATGCACATTCATGAGCACGGTGATTGCTCATCCAACGATGCGAAATCGGCAGGCGGCCATTACCTTAAAATGGAGAAGACTCATGGTAAGGGGACATCTAAAGATAATCCCGACAAATACATGGGCGATCTTCCAGAAATTACCGCGGATGCGCGCGGGAATGCCAAGGGCAGTATTATTGTAAACCATCTGTCATTAAGCAAAGAGAATCCGGTAATGAATAAAGCCGTCATCGTTCACGGTGGACCTGATAATATCACTGAGAAGTCTGCTCCGCGAGTCGCCTGCGGTGTAATTACTGGCGAAGAGAAAATTTAG
- a CDS encoding DUF1328 domain-containing protein — translation MLRASIAFFVLALVAILFGATGIAGVSMDIGKALLIVFLVLAVISFIGSMVTGRRTPPL, via the coding sequence ATGTTAAGAGCGTCTATCGCATTTTTTGTATTGGCCCTTGTTGCCATTCTTTTCGGTGCTACAGGTATCGCAGGTGTATCTATGGATATCGGTAAAGCATTGCTCATCGTGTTTCTAGTTCTAGCTGTGATTTCTTTTATCGGCAGCATGGTGACTGGACGTCGTACTCCGCCTCTGTAA
- a CDS encoding alpha/beta fold hydrolase, protein MLTWNFYPQLKNSKSEVRETIIFLHAFPFSSQMWNEIVEKVSRHYSCLTVDLPGFASDEVEHAPWTFAMVTEEICRYMKNHQIDKAVLCGCSMGGYSALDFVFRYPALCSGLILMNTQAIGDSNDAKDKRSETLQKVLSSGTSDFIKGFLASALAPHTQKHNPSLVDRLSVSLQQQSPLSLAHGLLAMSARKDFSSQLTEITVPTLIVSSSNDQAIPFSQSEEMATKIPVARLENIADAGHLTPLEQPTICADRILNFMNSQRTMEVHHSLHKELI, encoded by the coding sequence ATGTTAACTTGGAATTTCTATCCTCAATTAAAAAATTCGAAATCAGAAGTGAGAGAGACTATTATTTTTCTTCACGCGTTCCCTTTCTCAAGCCAGATGTGGAACGAAATTGTCGAGAAGGTTTCGCGCCATTATTCCTGTCTCACCGTCGACCTCCCCGGTTTTGCGAGTGACGAAGTGGAACACGCGCCGTGGACTTTCGCCATGGTCACCGAAGAGATCTGCAGATACATGAAGAACCACCAGATCGACAAAGCCGTTTTATGCGGTTGCTCGATGGGTGGATATTCCGCTCTCGATTTCGTCTTCAGATATCCCGCACTTTGCTCTGGCCTGATACTGATGAATACTCAAGCCATTGGCGATAGTAATGACGCCAAAGATAAACGGAGCGAAACTCTACAAAAGGTTCTCTCGTCGGGAACTTCGGACTTTATCAAAGGATTTTTAGCTTCGGCCCTTGCTCCTCATACTCAAAAACATAACCCGTCCCTCGTCGACCGATTGTCCGTCAGTCTTCAACAGCAGAGCCCTTTGTCGCTGGCCCACGGCCTACTGGCGATGAGCGCTCGTAAAGATTTTTCCTCCCAATTGACAGAAATCACAGTGCCGACACTAATAGTGTCGAGTTCCAACGATCAAGCGATTCCGTTTTCTCAGTCCGAAGAGATGGCCACAAAGATTCCAGTGGCTCGTTTGGAAAATATTGCAGACGCTGGCCACTTGACTCCTTTAGAGCAACCGACAATATGTGCAGATCGTATTCTTAATTTCATGAACTCCCAGCGGACGATGGAAGTTCATCACAGTTTACACAAGGAGCTGATATGA
- a CDS encoding alpha/beta fold hydrolase, with product MARLKFCFVHGFLGKPKDWDPLIAELTRLNPEGFEFITYDIWRDLDRLPQNSSMEDWGQRFVNVIGDGPYTMVGYSLGGRLLLHGPWTISPKIEKLILISSKISLIPETQRARRLNADDIWSQKFLNEPWEKVMHDWESQEIFKKDSVRPLRRESEFSRVSLARTLTDWSLGHQRLNLQGLKSWKFPVLCIHGKEDVSQLPQKPIINDLGRNWSLAEVSGGHSPQFSHPSEVAVVINKFVR from the coding sequence GTGGCGCGATTAAAGTTTTGCTTTGTGCATGGCTTTTTAGGAAAGCCTAAAGATTGGGATCCGCTCATCGCAGAACTCACGCGTTTAAATCCAGAAGGTTTTGAGTTCATCACCTATGATATTTGGAGAGACCTTGATCGGCTTCCGCAGAATTCCTCCATGGAAGACTGGGGACAGCGTTTTGTAAATGTGATCGGTGACGGTCCTTACACGATGGTGGGTTACTCGCTAGGAGGGCGACTACTGCTCCATGGACCATGGACAATAAGTCCAAAGATCGAAAAATTAATTCTTATCTCCTCAAAAATTTCGTTGATCCCGGAAACGCAGAGAGCCCGTCGATTAAATGCTGACGATATTTGGAGTCAGAAATTTCTCAACGAGCCTTGGGAAAAGGTCATGCATGACTGGGAATCTCAAGAGATTTTTAAAAAAGATTCGGTTCGACCTCTCCGTCGGGAGAGTGAATTTTCGAGAGTTTCGTTGGCGCGGACGCTGACGGATTGGTCCTTGGGTCATCAGCGTCTCAATTTGCAGGGTCTAAAATCCTGGAAGTTTCCGGTGCTTTGTATTCATGGCAAAGAGGATGTTTCACAGCTCCCGCAAAAACCCATTATCAATGATCTCGGGAGGAACTGGTCCCTGGCCGAAGTCTCGGGAGGCCACTCGCCGCAGTTCAGCCACCCCTCGGAAGTTGCGGTTGTGATAAATAAATTTGTGAGGTAA